From a single Kitasatospora azatica KCTC 9699 genomic region:
- a CDS encoding alpha/beta hydrolase family protein, with protein MTAAPVPATLRSGFEFSADGGYAASLAADGSGQRYVEQWRLLPTGARLLRRHAFRGEPGFAAVLPLADGRVLASWHSGAGQHLDLHDEGASIPLATWTGPGLTLLPAPADLGLLALAVSRGTDGSSTLHGLRADDTRWLTLHQVPGLLQAGRLVGDRLVFTLLTDGRPSAVGFDLRAGAAAVGPPVPLTDRAAQVLAVGGGQVLLAVPEEGGHRLALTPAVGGELRLLDRESALHRTGAPLHPVAVDPSGTQVLHMETRGARSGLLRHGWESDEVQRIEVPDGELTARCAWTAAGAWLPLSTPDGPQSLAQLPRRGTALRRSRVVAGAAGVAGAAGVAGAAGAVGAAGAVGAAGAVGAAGAPHRARVETFPGAAGPVEAVVYGPDWRTNRRLLVALHGGPNSHWTLRYEPFLRSCVEVGFTVVAPNQRGSTGYGAAHTLALVDAWGVVDRADLLAVADHLRQGRGPGAEAPALYGASYGAYLALLTAMTDPDPWSACVAYAPFLSGPRLHADARPPVRDMVVRLGGLRPAHDAIGPRDLERLAPGLRTRTLVLHGVHDESVPVAHSRALARRLAGDPPTSGDFRYEELAERGHAAPGTAETDPVAARVLAFLTAPRPAPAPTRPPVLERR; from the coding sequence GTGACCGCAGCACCCGTACCGGCCACCCTGCGCAGCGGCTTCGAGTTCTCCGCCGACGGCGGGTACGCCGCGTCGCTGGCCGCCGACGGCAGCGGCCAGCGGTACGTCGAGCAGTGGCGGCTGCTGCCCACCGGGGCCCGCCTGCTGCGCCGCCACGCGTTCCGGGGCGAACCCGGCTTCGCCGCAGTGCTGCCCCTGGCGGACGGCCGGGTGCTGGCCTCCTGGCACTCGGGCGCCGGCCAGCACCTGGACCTGCACGACGAGGGCGCGAGCATCCCGCTGGCGACCTGGACCGGGCCGGGACTCACGCTGCTCCCCGCCCCGGCGGACCTCGGACTGCTGGCGCTGGCCGTCAGCCGGGGCACCGACGGCAGCTCCACGCTGCACGGCCTGCGGGCGGACGACACCCGGTGGCTGACGCTGCATCAGGTGCCCGGTCTGCTGCAGGCCGGCCGACTGGTCGGCGACCGGCTGGTCTTCACCCTGCTGACCGACGGCCGCCCGAGCGCCGTCGGGTTCGACCTGCGGGCCGGCGCCGCGGCGGTCGGGCCGCCGGTGCCGCTGACCGACCGGGCGGCCCAGGTGCTGGCCGTCGGTGGTGGCCAGGTCCTGCTGGCCGTACCGGAGGAGGGCGGCCACCGGCTCGCCCTGACCCCGGCCGTCGGTGGCGAACTGCGGTTGCTGGACCGGGAGTCGGCGCTGCACCGGACCGGTGCTCCGCTGCACCCGGTGGCGGTGGACCCGTCCGGCACCCAGGTCCTGCACATGGAGACCCGCGGCGCCCGCTCCGGCCTGCTCCGGCACGGGTGGGAGAGCGACGAGGTGCAGCGGATCGAGGTCCCCGACGGGGAGTTGACCGCCCGCTGCGCCTGGACCGCGGCGGGCGCCTGGCTGCCGCTGTCCACCCCGGACGGCCCGCAGTCGCTCGCCCAGCTGCCGCGCCGCGGCACCGCCCTGCGCCGGTCGCGGGTCGTGGCAGGCGCGGCGGGCGTGGCAGGCGCGGCGGGCGTGGCAGGCGCGGCGGGCGCGGTAGGTGCGGCGGGCGCGGTAGGTGCGGCGGGCGCGGTAGGTGCGGCGGGCGCTCCGCACCGGGCCCGGGTGGAGACCTTCCCGGGCGCGGCCGGCCCGGTGGAGGCCGTGGTGTACGGGCCCGACTGGCGGACCAACCGGCGGCTGCTCGTCGCCCTGCACGGCGGCCCGAACAGCCACTGGACCCTGCGCTACGAGCCCTTCCTGCGCTCCTGCGTCGAGGTCGGGTTCACCGTGGTGGCCCCCAACCAGCGCGGCAGCACCGGCTACGGCGCCGCCCACACGCTCGCCCTGGTCGACGCCTGGGGCGTGGTCGACCGGGCCGACCTGCTCGCCGTCGCCGACCACCTGCGCCAGGGTCGCGGCCCCGGCGCCGAAGCCCCGGCGCTGTACGGAGCCAGCTACGGCGCCTACCTCGCGCTGCTGACCGCGATGACGGACCCGGACCCTTGGTCTGCCTGCGTGGCCTACGCGCCCTTCCTGTCCGGGCCCCGCCTGCACGCCGACGCGCGGCCCCCGGTGCGGGACATGGTGGTCCGGCTCGGCGGCCTGCGCCCGGCGCACGACGCCATCGGCCCGCGCGATCTGGAGCGCCTGGCGCCCGGCCTGCGCACCCGCACGCTCGTCCTGCACGGCGTGCACGACGAATCCGTACCCGTCGCCCACTCCCGCGCCCTCGCCCGGCGCCTGGCGGGCGACCCACCGACCAGCGGGGACTTCCGCTACGAGGAGCTCGCCGAGCGCGGCCACGCCGCACCCGGCACGGCCGAGACGGACCCGGTCGCCGCGCGCGTCCTGGCGTTCCTGACGGCCCCTCGCCCGGCCCCCGCTCCCACCCGCCCACCCGTCCTGGAAAGGAGGTGA